A stretch of the Streptomyces sp. WMMB303 genome encodes the following:
- a CDS encoding Lrp/AsnC family transcriptional regulator, protein MSDGLDTQLIAALQQDGRASYSDLAARVGAPRTAVSARVQALLGSGDVEIVAVAHPQLLGLTTLAHVSVAVSGPADEVVGALCATDASVFVSAVSGAYDLVAELRVPSDRELYGALARLRAQPRVREVNTLLYTDVVTSVFMPQGPLRSDVHVDETDLRLIELLERDGRMPFVGLAARVGMSPSAARARVSRLVTSRALHVAAVVRRGAGSGRPALGAGLNLGGDDEHVTAFLAALPGVEFVARTVGRFDLVITLGADSTTRLHRITEQLKALDEVRGLTTWAHLEVFKEHYSRGIARTTP, encoded by the coding sequence ATGAGTGACGGTCTGGACACACAGCTCATCGCCGCGCTCCAGCAGGACGGCAGGGCGAGCTACAGCGACCTGGCCGCCCGGGTGGGAGCGCCGCGGACGGCGGTCTCGGCGCGGGTGCAGGCCCTGCTCGGCTCCGGAGACGTGGAGATCGTCGCGGTGGCACACCCCCAGCTGCTCGGGCTCACCACGCTCGCGCACGTCTCCGTCGCCGTGTCGGGCCCGGCCGACGAGGTGGTCGGCGCGCTGTGCGCCACGGACGCGTCGGTCTTCGTCTCCGCGGTCAGCGGCGCCTACGACCTCGTCGCGGAGCTGCGCGTCCCCAGCGACCGCGAACTGTACGGCGCGCTCGCCCGCCTCCGCGCCCAGCCCCGGGTACGAGAGGTCAACACGCTCCTCTACACCGACGTCGTCACATCGGTCTTCATGCCGCAGGGGCCGCTCCGCAGCGATGTGCACGTCGACGAAACCGATCTGCGGCTCATCGAACTGCTGGAGCGCGACGGCCGCATGCCGTTCGTCGGACTGGCCGCCCGCGTCGGCATGTCGCCGAGCGCCGCCCGCGCCCGGGTCAGCCGGCTCGTCACCAGCCGCGCCCTGCACGTCGCCGCCGTGGTGCGCCGGGGCGCGGGCAGCGGCAGACCGGCACTCGGCGCGGGCCTGAACCTCGGAGGGGACGACGAGCACGTGACCGCCTTCCTCGCCGCGCTGCCCGGAGTGGAGTTCGTCGCCCGCACAGTGGGCCGCTTCGACCTGGTGATCACCCTCGGCGCCGACTCGACGACCCGCCTGCACCGCATCACCGAGCAGCTCAAAGCCCTCGACGAGGTGCGTGGCCTGACCACCTGGGCGCACCTGGAGGTGTTCAAGGAGCACTATTCGCGGGGCATCGCGCGGACCACGCCGTAG
- a CDS encoding MFS transporter — protein MTEHAQSRRARKAGIAAFVGTTIEWYDFYVYATAASLVFGRIFFPEGTDRLTGIAAAFATYAVGFFARPLGGVVFGHIGDRFGRRSALVITLTMMGAATFLVGLLPTYAGIGVFAPLLLVLLRFVQGIAVGGEWGGAVLMAVEHAPEDKKTFYGGFAQLGNPAGALLSTGLFSLLSTFGDDALEEWAWRVPFLLSAVLIVIGILIRLKIEESPVFEAEPEPDGGLPLTYALKTNWKPILLGIGTLPIAVGGYYLVTTFITAYATDPAVGLSETVVLNALSVAAVVELIATLGVAWLGDKVGRVRVVVWGLAAVAVLAAPQFLVVSSDSTVLIFLVFAAMRLVMAATYGPVAAVLAQMFGPQARYTSISVTYQVAGALFGGLSPVVSTLMFQATGSIVPVIVLLVAMCALSIACLLRAPQHTDDPAPAESPGPAASVGKASGPE, from the coding sequence GTGACGGAACACGCTCAATCCCGCAGGGCGCGCAAGGCGGGTATCGCCGCGTTCGTCGGCACCACCATCGAGTGGTACGACTTCTATGTCTACGCCACCGCCGCGTCCCTGGTCTTCGGCCGGATCTTCTTCCCCGAGGGGACGGACCGGCTCACCGGAATCGCCGCGGCGTTCGCCACGTACGCGGTCGGATTCTTCGCGCGGCCGCTCGGCGGTGTCGTCTTCGGCCACATCGGCGACCGGTTCGGCAGACGCAGCGCACTGGTGATCACCCTGACCATGATGGGTGCCGCGACGTTCCTCGTCGGTCTGCTGCCCACCTACGCCGGCATCGGGGTGTTCGCCCCCCTCCTGCTCGTCCTTCTCCGCTTCGTGCAGGGCATCGCCGTCGGCGGCGAATGGGGCGGCGCCGTCCTGATGGCCGTCGAGCACGCGCCGGAGGACAAGAAGACCTTCTACGGAGGCTTCGCGCAGCTCGGCAATCCGGCCGGAGCCCTGCTGTCCACCGGCCTGTTCAGCCTGCTGTCCACCTTCGGCGACGACGCCCTCGAGGAGTGGGCGTGGCGGGTGCCGTTCCTGCTGTCGGCGGTGCTCATCGTCATCGGCATCCTCATCCGCCTGAAGATCGAGGAGTCACCGGTCTTCGAGGCAGAGCCGGAGCCCGACGGGGGCCTGCCGCTGACGTACGCGCTCAAGACGAACTGGAAGCCCATCCTGCTGGGCATCGGCACGCTTCCCATCGCGGTGGGCGGCTACTACCTGGTGACCACGTTCATCACCGCGTACGCCACTGATCCGGCGGTGGGGCTCTCGGAGACGGTGGTGCTCAACGCGCTGAGCGTCGCGGCTGTCGTCGAGCTGATCGCGACACTGGGTGTCGCATGGCTGGGCGACAAGGTCGGGCGCGTCCGTGTGGTCGTCTGGGGTCTGGCAGCGGTGGCCGTGCTGGCCGCACCGCAGTTCCTGGTGGTCTCCTCGGACTCGACGGTACTGATCTTCCTCGTCTTCGCAGCGATGCGGCTGGTCATGGCGGCGACATACGGTCCGGTGGCCGCGGTCCTGGCCCAGATGTTCGGCCCCCAGGCGCGCTACACCAGCATCTCGGTGACCTACCAGGTGGCCGGCGCGCTGTTCGGCGGCCTCTCACCGGTGGTCTCGACGCTGATGTTCCAGGCGACCGGCAGCATCGTGCCGGTCATCGTGCTGCTCGTCGCCATGTGCGCGCTGAGTATCGCGTGCCTGTTGAGGGCACCGCAGCACACCGACGACCCGGCGCCCGCGGAGAGCCCCGGGCCGGCTGCGTCGGTTGGCAAGGCGTCCGGACCCGAGTGA
- a CDS encoding alpha/beta fold hydrolase, with product MSATDFAAAQWTRATGTGVDPHEYRRVTEDLASVADWGPSFLRTVHGYLQCAEDAGSSLSAGEYLLMAARWFHLATLAPYADAPRAAVEADHALSRALTVLEPGARRVSGEGFTGWLRGPADAPGTVVVVPGLDSAKEEFLDLVSVLLARGLAVFAMDGPGQGVLAATTTLVPDYERVVGRVVDALGVARIGLVGMSLGGYFAARTAALESRVAAVATVSGPFRLDWEELPPPVREIMTRRAGGSDAAREFVRPVDLAALAPRIADPLLVVDGDLDVIPRDERRAPGPSGTPRQLPVRPPRRPPPR from the coding sequence ATGAGCGCCACCGACTTCGCCGCCGCCCAGTGGACCCGCGCCACCGGCACCGGCGTGGACCCGCACGAGTACCGGCGCGTCACCGAGGACCTCGCCTCCGTCGCCGACTGGGGCCCCTCCTTCCTGCGCACCGTTCACGGCTACCTACAGTGCGCGGAGGATGCGGGATCGTCCCTCTCCGCGGGTGAGTACCTGCTGATGGCGGCCCGGTGGTTCCACCTGGCCACCTTGGCACCGTACGCGGACGCACCCCGTGCTGCCGTCGAGGCGGACCACGCCCTGAGCCGGGCACTGACGGTGCTGGAGCCCGGTGCGCGGCGGGTGAGCGGCGAGGGATTCACCGGCTGGCTGCGCGGCCCCGCCGATGCGCCGGGGACCGTGGTCGTCGTCCCCGGCCTGGACTCGGCCAAGGAAGAGTTCCTCGATCTGGTGTCCGTGCTGCTGGCCAGGGGTCTTGCGGTGTTCGCGATGGACGGCCCCGGGCAGGGCGTGCTCGCGGCCACCACGACCCTCGTGCCGGACTACGAGCGAGTCGTGGGCCGGGTCGTCGACGCCCTCGGCGTCGCACGCATCGGACTCGTAGGCATGAGCCTGGGCGGCTATTTCGCGGCCCGGACCGCGGCGCTGGAGTCGCGCGTGGCGGCCGTCGCCACCGTCAGCGGTCCGTTCCGCCTCGACTGGGAGGAACTGCCCCCGCCGGTACGAGAGATCATGACCCGACGGGCGGGGGGTTCCGACGCAGCCCGCGAGTTCGTACGTCCGGTGGACCTCGCCGCCCTGGCCCCCCGCATCGCGGATCCGCTGCTGGTCGTGGACGGAGACCTGGACGTCATCCCGCGTGACGAACGGCGAGCCCCTGGCCCGTCTGGCACCCCACGGCAGCTACCTGTCCGTCCCCCACGGCGACCACCTCCTCGGTAA
- a CDS encoding amidohydrolase, with product MRALRHQETSVLDATVTLFTSATLRTVDPGTEGAEAFLVHGNRFGAVGTVEECRAEAARIGRPAEEVDLRGAVVVPGFVDPHAHPLMYGQMMSWIDCGPDNASDIPGIIALLRTAAESLPPGRPVRGYGYEHRNLAERRHPTKEELDRVSTDREVYLMNASGHGGVVNSRTLARHGVTRDTPDPEGGTFFRDTDGELTGEISDAACNILTGVGGVKVGRHGPNFHLEDEPEEHLRQLRAAQERFLAGGVTTIGDCQVTRREFDTYLRLADGGELRTRVGMYLLSHLLDRVVETGMHGAFGNARLSFAGIKFYADGTLGGWTAYFPDGYAGDPCRTGQLYHEPGAYRELIDRAHSVGLQTATHAQSPDAIEMVLDAVEAAQEHHPRSDARHRIEHCGLPTAEQIERMHRLGIHPVNQTQHYYNWGEGVTDAIGTPGERFNPLGEFLAAGVPVTLSSDAPVAEPKPLEAIQAAVTRVTRRGHRLGDASLRIPAAEALAAHTLGGARTLGREHELGSITPGKLADFTVLDADPLAVDPGSVAAIDVLQTWVDGTLQHSTSATSTKGQP from the coding sequence ATGCGCGCACTGCGCCACCAGGAGACATCGGTCCTGGACGCGACCGTCACCCTTTTCACCAGCGCCACCCTGCGCACCGTCGACCCCGGTACCGAGGGGGCCGAGGCGTTCCTCGTGCACGGGAACCGGTTCGGCGCCGTCGGCACCGTCGAGGAGTGCCGGGCCGAAGCCGCACGGATCGGCCGGCCGGCCGAGGAGGTGGATCTTCGCGGCGCCGTCGTGGTCCCCGGCTTCGTCGATCCGCACGCCCATCCCCTGATGTACGGCCAGATGATGAGCTGGATCGACTGCGGGCCGGACAACGCGTCCGACATCCCGGGCATCATCGCACTGCTGCGCACGGCGGCCGAGTCCCTGCCGCCCGGTCGGCCGGTGCGCGGCTACGGATACGAGCACCGCAACCTCGCCGAGCGCCGCCACCCCACCAAGGAGGAGCTGGACCGGGTCAGCACCGACCGCGAGGTGTATCTGATGAACGCCAGCGGTCACGGTGGCGTCGTCAACAGCCGCACACTGGCCCGGCACGGCGTCACCCGGGACACACCCGACCCGGAGGGCGGCACCTTCTTCCGGGACACCGACGGGGAGCTGACCGGGGAGATCTCCGATGCCGCCTGCAACATCCTCACCGGTGTCGGGGGCGTCAAGGTGGGCCGCCACGGGCCGAACTTCCACCTGGAGGACGAGCCCGAGGAGCATCTGCGGCAACTCCGGGCCGCACAGGAGCGCTTCCTCGCGGGCGGTGTGACAACGATCGGGGACTGCCAGGTGACCCGCCGCGAATTCGACACCTATCTGCGACTGGCCGACGGCGGCGAGCTGCGCACCCGCGTCGGCATGTACCTGCTGAGCCATCTGCTGGACCGTGTGGTCGAGACCGGAATGCACGGCGCCTTCGGCAACGCCCGGCTCTCCTTCGCGGGAATCAAGTTCTACGCCGACGGCACTCTCGGCGGCTGGACGGCCTACTTCCCCGACGGCTACGCGGGGGACCCCTGCCGCACCGGGCAGCTGTACCACGAGCCGGGGGCATACCGGGAACTCATCGACAGGGCACACTCCGTGGGGCTCCAGACGGCGACGCACGCACAGTCGCCCGACGCGATAGAGATGGTGCTCGACGCCGTCGAGGCCGCACAGGAGCACCACCCCCGGTCCGATGCGCGGCACCGGATCGAGCACTGCGGGCTGCCCACCGCGGAACAGATCGAGCGCATGCACCGGTTGGGCATCCACCCGGTCAACCAGACCCAGCACTACTACAACTGGGGCGAAGGCGTCACCGACGCGATCGGCACCCCCGGCGAGCGGTTCAACCCGCTCGGCGAGTTCCTGGCGGCCGGAGTACCCGTGACACTCAGCTCGGACGCGCCCGTGGCCGAGCCGAAGCCGCTGGAGGCGATCCAGGCAGCCGTCACCCGTGTCACCCGGCGCGGGCACCGGCTGGGCGACGCCTCCCTGCGGATCCCGGCGGCCGAGGCACTCGCCGCGCACACGCTCGGCGGGGCCCGCACTCTGGGCCGCGAGCACGAACTCGGCAGCATCACCCCGGGCAAGCTGGCCGACTTCACCGTCCTGGACGCCGATCCGCTCGCCGTCGACCCCGGGTCCGTCGCCGCGATCGACGTCCTCCAGACGTGGGTCGACGGCACGCTCCAGCACTCCACCTCAGCCACATCGACCAAGGGGCAGCCGTGA
- a CDS encoding SDR family oxidoreductase: MNRFTDKTVLITGGTSGMGLATAHRLVAEGAHVIVTGRTRTRLNSAVQKLGPGASGVVADTADLGAVDALMQTVQDRHGRLDSLFANAGTGTFLPFENITEPDFDHGIDVNFKGVFFTVQQALPLLTDGGSIVVNASWTLHRGNSILTLYSATKAAVHNLARTLAASLAPRGIPVNSVSPGYIDTPMYPADALTEAETAAVTGQIVAGRFGRPEEVAAAVAFLASSDASYINGQDLVIDGGLIGAVPA, from the coding sequence ATGAACCGCTTCACCGACAAGACCGTCCTCATCACGGGCGGCACCAGTGGCATGGGTCTGGCGACCGCACACCGCCTCGTCGCCGAAGGCGCCCACGTCATCGTCACGGGCCGCACCCGCACGCGGCTGAACTCCGCCGTGCAGAAGCTCGGCCCGGGCGCCTCGGGAGTCGTGGCCGACACCGCCGACCTCGGCGCGGTGGATGCGCTGATGCAGACCGTCCAGGACCGTCACGGCCGCCTGGACAGCCTCTTCGCGAACGCGGGCACCGGCACATTCCTGCCGTTCGAGAACATCACCGAACCGGACTTCGACCACGGCATCGACGTCAACTTCAAGGGGGTGTTCTTCACTGTCCAACAGGCACTCCCACTCCTGACAGACGGAGGTTCGATCGTCGTCAACGCCTCCTGGACCCTTCATCGGGGCAACAGCATCCTGACCCTCTACTCGGCCACCAAAGCCGCGGTGCACAACCTGGCCCGAACCCTCGCCGCCTCTCTCGCCCCGCGCGGTATCCCCGTCAACTCCGTCAGCCCCGGGTACATCGACACCCCGATGTACCCGGCAGACGCGCTGACCGAAGCGGAGACAGCGGCGGTCACCGGCCAGATCGTCGCCGGCCGCTTCGGGCGCCCGGAGGAGGTAGCCGCGGCTGTGGCGTTCCTCGCCTCGTCGGACGCGTCCTACATCAACGGTCAGGATCTCGTCATCGACGGCGGCTTGATCGGTGCCGTCCCTGCTTGA
- a CDS encoding FAD/NAD(P)-binding protein, producing MDIAIVGGGAAAVGLLHALATMEGEAAIAAGAGTITVFEPSPQLWRGRPYGPDLDSVLVNAPPALMSIRHGDLGHYAAWLGERGADHIDERLGQPLVPRALFGEYLEHTGEKAVAALGEQGRPVRVVAARVSEVVRSGAGIVVRTDDAQEHRATHVALGVGGGTPPDLYGLAGGRGFTADPYPLAGTLDNVPAETDVAVIGSGLTAVDVVVSLAARGHAGRITLLSRSGVLPHVWQRQDGRSPRHVTAERVAELHRTRGNVTLDDLIGLLRAELAEAGEDFEELTAELRAAKTDNPLQRLRRQIAAIDDPRIGRRVLQQTVHSVGPYAWRLLPESDRAWLRRRLRTAAGVASPMIPRNASILMRLLDSGQLTVAPAIRAIEPVNGRYRVRHGHGELTAEIVVNAVNPPPHAIPAPARDLVQSVLGTGLATLHPSGGLIPADPRVHVVGDLTGGGSFITSSIPGVAAQASRVAEALRSPS from the coding sequence ATGGACATCGCGATTGTCGGAGGGGGTGCCGCGGCGGTCGGCCTGCTGCACGCGCTTGCCACCATGGAGGGCGAGGCCGCCATCGCGGCCGGAGCCGGCACGATCACGGTCTTCGAGCCGTCGCCGCAGCTGTGGCGGGGACGACCGTACGGCCCGGACCTGGATTCGGTCCTGGTGAACGCGCCACCCGCCCTCATGTCGATCCGTCACGGCGACTTGGGCCACTACGCCGCCTGGCTGGGAGAACGCGGTGCCGACCACATCGACGAGCGCCTGGGGCAGCCGCTGGTCCCGCGCGCGCTGTTCGGCGAATATCTGGAGCACACTGGGGAGAAGGCCGTAGCGGCGCTGGGCGAGCAGGGCCGGCCGGTGCGCGTCGTGGCCGCCCGCGTGAGCGAGGTCGTCCGTTCCGGAGCCGGGATCGTGGTGCGCACGGACGACGCGCAAGAGCACCGAGCCACCCACGTGGCGCTGGGTGTGGGCGGAGGCACCCCTCCGGACCTGTACGGCCTCGCCGGTGGCCGGGGCTTCACGGCCGACCCCTACCCGCTGGCCGGCACGCTCGACAACGTTCCGGCCGAGACCGATGTGGCGGTCATCGGCAGCGGCCTCACCGCCGTGGACGTCGTCGTGTCGCTCGCCGCGCGCGGACATGCGGGACGCATCACGCTCCTCTCGCGCAGCGGAGTGCTGCCGCACGTCTGGCAGCGTCAGGACGGCCGGAGCCCACGGCATGTGACCGCCGAACGGGTGGCGGAGCTGCACCGGACACGAGGGAACGTCACGCTCGACGACCTCATCGGGCTCTTGCGTGCGGAACTGGCGGAGGCGGGTGAGGACTTCGAAGAGCTCACGGCCGAGCTTCGGGCCGCCAAGACCGACAATCCGCTCCAGCGGCTCCGGCGGCAGATCGCCGCCATCGACGACCCCCGGATCGGGCGCCGTGTGCTGCAGCAGACCGTGCACAGCGTCGGCCCGTACGCGTGGCGGCTGTTGCCCGAGTCCGACCGCGCGTGGCTGCGGCGCCGGCTCCGTACGGCCGCCGGCGTGGCCTCGCCCATGATCCCGAGGAACGCGTCGATCCTGATGCGGCTGCTGGATTCCGGCCAGCTCACCGTCGCTCCCGCCATCCGCGCGATCGAGCCGGTGAACGGGCGGTACCGGGTGCGGCACGGCCACGGTGAACTCACCGCGGAGATCGTCGTCAACGCCGTGAACCCGCCACCGCACGCGATTCCGGCCCCGGCCCGGGACCTGGTCCAGTCCGTGCTGGGCACCGGCCTGGCCACGCTTCACCCGTCAGGCGGCCTGATCCCCGCCGACCCGCGCGTGCACGTGGTCGGAGACCTGACGGGCGGCGGCTCCTTCATCACCTCGAGCATTCCCGGCGTCGCCGCCCAGGCGTCCCGCGTCGCCGAGGCGCTTCGCTCACCGAGCTGA
- a CDS encoding helix-turn-helix transcriptional regulator, whose product MADPCRPVLSAVARATDAFELFSLASAGVRKSVPFHSAVWTAVDPETGLITAPMLVENLGDGERCATYWESEILDENILPFRELARASLPAAGLRAATGDLPARSARFRRLLLGQGVHDELRAVLRVGDRPWGLVSLFRNTGAFRPDEIALLADLSGPLAARLRTFTQPSESAPGTDSPAPGLILFDESGEATSVNAEARHLLALLPKGPAFPSPLGLKLPIWVIGTALQARAIADGRDHGRARVRIRTTEGRWLVCHASCLTGPGGRTGPVALVIEPATPADLAVLIAEAYGLTSRELQITQLVARGMTTAEIAATLFISPHTVRDHLKAVFAKTRVSSRGELVARLFTEHYWPALPEPVRLRRPGRPPVRARIPYRPAVAGHLGRKETVQGE is encoded by the coding sequence ATGGCTGATCCATGCCGACCGGTGCTGTCGGCCGTCGCACGGGCTACCGACGCGTTCGAGCTGTTCAGCCTGGCTTCAGCCGGTGTGCGGAAGTCCGTGCCGTTCCACTCGGCCGTGTGGACGGCCGTCGACCCGGAGACCGGTCTGATCACAGCGCCGATGCTGGTGGAGAACCTCGGCGACGGGGAGAGGTGTGCCACCTACTGGGAGAGCGAGATCCTGGACGAGAACATCCTGCCGTTCCGCGAGCTGGCCCGTGCGTCCCTGCCGGCGGCCGGGCTGCGTGCGGCCACCGGTGACCTGCCTGCCCGCAGCGCCCGCTTCCGGCGCCTCCTGCTCGGCCAGGGCGTGCACGACGAACTGCGCGCCGTACTGCGGGTCGGCGACCGGCCGTGGGGGCTGGTGAGCCTGTTCCGCAACACCGGTGCGTTCCGTCCGGACGAGATCGCGCTGCTCGCGGACCTGTCCGGCCCGCTGGCCGCGCGGCTGCGCACCTTCACCCAGCCGTCCGAGTCCGCACCCGGTACCGACTCCCCTGCGCCCGGGCTGATCCTCTTCGACGAGTCCGGCGAAGCCACGTCGGTCAACGCGGAGGCACGACATCTCCTCGCGCTGCTGCCGAAGGGGCCGGCCTTCCCCTCACCGCTGGGGCTGAAGCTGCCCATCTGGGTGATCGGCACAGCCCTTCAGGCACGGGCCATCGCCGACGGCCGCGACCACGGCAGAGCCCGGGTGCGCATCCGGACCACTGAGGGCCGCTGGCTGGTCTGCCATGCGTCCTGCCTCACAGGACCCGGCGGCAGGACCGGCCCGGTGGCCCTCGTCATCGAGCCCGCGACACCCGCCGACTTGGCGGTCCTCATCGCCGAGGCGTACGGCCTGACCTCGCGGGAGCTCCAGATCACGCAGCTCGTCGCCCGCGGGATGACCACCGCTGAGATCGCGGCGACGCTCTTCATCTCCCCGCACACGGTCCGCGACCATCTGAAGGCCGTCTTCGCCAAGACCCGCGTCTCCAGCCGAGGCGAGCTGGTCGCCCGGCTGTTCACCGAGCACTACTGGCCCGCCCTTCCGGAACCGGTCCGACTCCGACGCCCCGGCCGGCCCCCCGTCCGGGCCCGGATCCCGTATCGCCCCGCGGTGGCCGGACACCTCGGCCGGAAGGAGACCGTGCAGGGGGAATGA
- a CDS encoding helix-turn-helix domain-containing protein, whose product MGTTGECVDVSVEEVGEWAEITALALVTTRIKAVSQEKPFVARLRTMPMGASQMSELSYSALVSQRTPRLIRQSDPELFQLVVINSGRQRIEQARNTGVIESGQMVLYDSSRPFDASAEESPVGTRAGGVMFQFPKSTLCFPARRLDRLLAVPMTARRGPGRLVAQFLTAAAEYRACTPSDALRLGTTAVDLVSTVLAHHLDRMSDVLVDSRKRALYLRVTSFVQEHLGDPALTVDRIAAAHHMSVRSLHRLFQQHGNSVRAWLRDQRLERCRRDLADPLQRHLSASAIAARWGYPRPADFNRAFRARYGVTPGAYRNRTHHETTAGISRPAAKP is encoded by the coding sequence ATGGGAACCACAGGCGAGTGTGTGGATGTATCGGTCGAGGAGGTCGGCGAGTGGGCGGAGATCACCGCACTGGCGCTCGTGACGACACGGATCAAGGCTGTCAGCCAGGAGAAGCCGTTCGTGGCGCGGCTGCGGACCATGCCTATGGGCGCATCCCAGATGTCCGAGCTCTCCTACAGCGCGCTGGTTTCGCAGCGCACGCCCAGGCTGATCCGGCAGTCCGACCCGGAGCTCTTCCAACTGGTCGTCATCAACTCCGGCCGCCAGCGGATCGAGCAGGCGCGTAACACCGGTGTGATCGAGAGCGGCCAGATGGTGCTCTACGACAGCTCTCGTCCCTTCGACGCCTCAGCCGAGGAGTCCCCGGTCGGCACGCGGGCGGGAGGAGTGATGTTCCAGTTCCCCAAGTCCACGCTGTGTTTCCCCGCGCGGCGGCTGGACCGTCTCCTGGCCGTTCCGATGACCGCACGCCGGGGGCCGGGCCGCTTGGTCGCGCAGTTCCTCACCGCCGCCGCCGAGTACCGGGCTTGCACACCCTCCGACGCGCTCCGGCTGGGGACCACCGCCGTCGATCTGGTCAGCACGGTCCTTGCACACCACTTGGACCGCATGAGCGATGTCCTGGTCGACTCCCGCAAACGCGCCCTGTACCTGCGCGTCACCTCCTTCGTGCAGGAGCACCTGGGTGACCCCGCACTCACCGTCGACCGCATCGCGGCGGCCCACCACATGTCGGTTCGCTCATTGCACCGGCTGTTCCAGCAGCACGGAAACAGCGTCCGGGCATGGCTGCGCGACCAGAGGCTTGAGCGCTGTCGGCGTGACCTGGCCGACCCCCTGCAGCGGCACCTGTCGGCCTCGGCCATCGCAGCGCGGTGGGGGTACCCGCGCCCGGCGGACTTCAACCGCGCCTTCCGCGCCCGCTACGGCGTCACCCCCGGTGCCTATCGCAACCGGACACACCACGAAACCACTGCGGGTATCTCCCGGCCTGCTGCGAAGCCGTGA
- a CDS encoding zinc-binding dehydrogenase, translating into MQRLIPTGEAARPVTFAEVPRPVPEPGEALIKVEAFAPNRGETFLLEHPRPELLPGKDIAGLVVQAAADGSGPGIGTRVVGHPAQGGWAEYATVPTHSLAALPDSIDSVRAAALPLAGITALRLLRTAGSLAGRRVLVTGASGGVGHYVTEMAVGAGAELTAVTATPVRGERLAELGANVVHEVDAARGPFDVVLESTGGAALALALAKVRPGGTLVWFGQASRTPATLDFFQLLGGPERVTIQHFHYAEAPYGSDLTALVRLVQQSRLHPEVGRITGWAETADTLVDLRERRIRGKAVLLTGGAR; encoded by the coding sequence ATGCAAAGACTGATTCCCACGGGGGAAGCGGCGCGTCCGGTCACCTTCGCCGAGGTCCCCCGGCCCGTGCCGGAGCCCGGTGAGGCACTGATCAAGGTCGAGGCGTTCGCCCCGAACCGGGGCGAGACATTCCTTCTCGAACACCCCCGGCCGGAGCTGCTTCCCGGCAAGGACATCGCAGGGCTCGTCGTACAGGCGGCGGCCGACGGATCCGGCCCCGGCATCGGTACCCGTGTGGTCGGGCATCCGGCCCAGGGCGGCTGGGCCGAGTACGCAACCGTGCCCACGCACTCGCTCGCGGCACTGCCGGACAGCATCGACAGCGTACGGGCGGCGGCTCTGCCCCTGGCCGGGATCACGGCCCTGCGACTGCTGCGTACGGCCGGTTCCCTGGCCGGCCGAAGGGTGCTTGTGACCGGCGCCTCAGGCGGCGTCGGCCACTACGTCACCGAGATGGCCGTCGGGGCGGGAGCCGAGCTGACCGCGGTGACAGCCACGCCGGTGCGTGGCGAACGGCTCGCAGAGCTGGGCGCGAACGTGGTGCACGAGGTCGACGCGGCCCGGGGACCATTCGATGTCGTGCTGGAATCCACAGGCGGAGCGGCTCTGGCCCTCGCCCTGGCGAAGGTACGCCCGGGCGGCACGCTCGTCTGGTTCGGTCAGGCGAGCCGCACTCCGGCGACCCTTGACTTCTTCCAACTCCTCGGCGGGCCCGAGCGCGTCACGATCCAGCACTTCCACTACGCCGAGGCCCCGTACGGCTCCGATCTCACAGCCCTGGTTCGCCTCGTGCAACAGAGCCGCCTGCACCCGGAGGTCGGCCGCATCACCGGCTGGGCAGAGACCGCCGACACCCTGGTCGACCTCCGCGAACGCCGGATACGCGGCAAGGCAGTCCTGCTGACCGGAGGAGCACGATGA